The genome window GTTAAGGAAAATCCACCGAGTTGCGGAGCGGGAGCTCGAGCGTGTTCCGGACGAGGTGCTTTTAGTTCTCGATGCGACTACGGGGCAGAACGCAATAAGTCAAGCAAAACTGTTCATGAAGTATATCCCTATCACAGGGATAGTTTTGACGAAGTTAGATGGGACGGCGCGAGGGGGTATTGTCCTTAGCATAGCGGATGATTTGAAGTTGCCGATAAAGTTAGTAGGGACTGGAGAGCGATTAGAAGCGTTAGAGGAGTTTAACGCTCGTCGTTTTGTGGATAGGTTGTTAGAGGTTTAGAGGGTGGGCGGCGCCGTTGGCGCCGCCCGCGTGTTTTTTGATGCCCCATGGGGCATCAAAAAACATATTTAACATTATCGGACATTGCGATTCCATTCCGAACACCTGTACTTTCTGAACAGATTCCATCAATCAGGAACCACCGCGATGGCCTCGATCTCTACATCTACATCCAGCGGCAAACCAGCAGCCTGAATACAGGTGCGAGCCGGTTTGACAAGCCCAAAATACTCTACGTATACTTTGTTAAGCCTCTCGAAGTTGTTCATGTCTTTCAGGAAGACCGTTACTTTCACGCAGTGTTCCAATCCTGTACCAGCATGGGAGAGAACACGCTGTACGTTCTCGATACATTGGCGCACCGCCCGCTCGAAATCGTCGCGCACGATCTGTTGCGTGGAGGGATCAAGAGGTATCTGTCCAGACACAAAGACCAGGTTACCTACGCGTATTCCCGGAGTATAGGGCGCCGTTAGCTGAATTGCCCCAGTATAGACTGGAATTTTCTCCATTACCACCTCACTACAGCCTATGAAATTACCTCAACAGAATACCCTCTAGATGGTCTTTCCTTCAAACTATTTTTAGCAGAGGAGGTGTGCTGCCTGAAAGAGCATCTCTCGAATCGTAGGGATATGATCTCGCATCATTTTAGAAACCGCCTCATGATCGATGGGCTCCAAACTTAAACCGGCTGCATAGTTTGTCACAAGACATACTGTGCCATATTCGAGCCCAGCCTCACGCGAGAGTATGGCCTCTTGAACGCCTGTCATCCCCACAACGTCACCGCCTAAAAGTGCAAACATACGCACTTCCGCAGGCGTTTCAAACCGAGGGCCATCCACAGCGACGTAGATCCCTCGTGATACGACAGGTACATCAAGCTCTTCCGCTGCACGCAGTAGGGCGTTCCTGATAACAGGACTATATGGCTCGGAAAAATCGGTATGTCGCCATTCTGAACCAACAAAGTAAGTCAACGGTCGTTTGCGAGTAAAGTCTATGAAGTCATGGGGAATGAGCAGCGTGCCAGGAGTAAGATCGCCTCGCAGGCTGCCAACGGCATTAGTTGCTAAAATCTTTTTCACCCCTAGCTTGACCAAGGCCTCGATGTTTGCTCGATAGTCTATCTGATGAGGTGCCAGATGATGACCACGCCCATGGCGCGAAAGAAAGTAGATAGACCGTGGTTCGATATAGTTATCCGCAATACTCATGACCTCTACTTCCGTATTGGCAACATCTACCGATATCGTCTCTCCAAAGAATTCGGGCGGCAGCTTTTCAAATCCGGTGCCTCCTATGATCGCTAAATTGCCCATACTCCTTCTCCGCTCATTTCATTACAAGTAGAGTCTGTTGACGCAATGTTCGGATCCGTGCTAAACTCCCTACATTACACACGTGCCATTAGGGATAATGTTCTTCAGCTCTCCTTCAGAACGTCGAAAACTATGGTTTCCCCAGTACAGTAGAATACCTCAGTGCTTCCGAAGATTGACCGTTCCCATCATGCTGCTCGCCTATACTCTGCTGCTTTATCGCGAGTTTTTTGAAGGCAAAACGCTCTATTGGGGAGATATTCTCTACTATTTTCAACCCATGGCCCTTTTTGCTGCAAAGGAGATACAACGGGGACGCTTGCCTCTTTGGAACCCTTTTTTGCTATGTGGACAGCCTTATGTAGGAAACCCGCAGATTGGCCTATTTTATCCTTTTTCCGCACTATTGCTTTGGCTTTCGGCTTGGCAATACATCACGTTAGCTGCGCTGATTCACACTTACCTTGCTGCTCTGTTTTGTTACGGTTTTTTAAAGCTGAGAACACAAAGTACCTCCGCAGCTCTCCTCGGAGCAATCGTCTTTAGTGGAAGCGGCGCCTTCTTGGGAAAAGCCCAATTCCCGCCGATGCTCTTTAGCCTGTGCTACCTTCCCTGTGTGTTCTATAGCGTAGAGAATGCGATCCAGAGGGGCTCCTTTATAAGTAAAATCCAAATTGCGATCGCTGTTTGTCTCTTAATTTTAGCCGCACATCCCCAGGTTGCTTATCTTACTTTCCTGTTACTGTTCGCCTATCTTCCTTTTCGCCTGCATAGTCTTAGACGTCCAACAAGAACAGTGCAAAAGAAGTCATCAGGTCCTCTCAAGGCGTTTTACGGCTGCGTTGCCGGAATCATTTGGGGGATATTCCTTAGCAGTTGTCAGCTATTTCCTGTTCTACAACTGGCGCTGGATAGCTCACGTGAACATCTCACTCCATGGCAAGCCAATCGTTTTGTGCTTCATCCTCTTGATCTGCTAGGCCTCCTATTCCCTCATTTCTTCGGGAGCCCCGCCTATGCGAACTACTGGGGTGCAGGTAACGCTTGGGAGATTGCCGTTTTTATTGGTTGGATACCTCTAATATTTATAGGATATGCGCTCTTGTCGTGGAGGTACTCGCCGGATGTTCGCTTCTGGTGTACAGTTTTGCTTTTCGCACTGTGGCTGAGCTTCGGCATTTCTATGGGGCTCTATTGGATCGCTTTCTACGTACTGCCCGGGATCGCGCTCTTCCATGATCCGGCTCGATTTTTGATTGTTTTCCATTTCGCCGCATGTGTCCTAGCCGCTCACGGCTATGGCATCTTTAGAAAACAGCTACCGCAAAGAGGAGCAATCTACGTAACCTGCTCTGCTGTGATACTTACAGCACTTCCTCTCGTATATTACACAACGGATTGGTTGCCTATGGTTTCTCCAGATCGCCTAACACTTACCCAGACACCGATTCGGCTGTCTTTCGCTTCCCGAATATACACGCCAGAACACTCGACCTACTGGAGTCGCTTCGTGACCGAGGGCTATGCTGACTATGGTGAGAGCTCGCGGCGATTCCTGCAACTGCGGCTACATACACTTCTTCCGAACCTCAATATGAACGCAGACCTGCCCTCCGCCTCTGCCTACGAGCCTGTCCCTATTGCTGCCGCAGCCCGGGTTGATGGCATGACTCGCCTAGCGATCTCCCTGGGCGAACCTAATGCCATCCGCCTTATATCGCTGATGAATGTTTCCGCTTTGCTATTGCCACGCATATATCATTTTTCCAATCCGTGGCTTAACGAAATACGAAGTACGTATGGGCCCTTGAGAACCTACTTGAACTTCTACCCACACGCACAGGTTTGGACAGTGGAGCAGCTCATTGCCGTCGACAATCTCATGCGACAAGAAGACATTATGGCTTCCCCACATTTCGACCCGTTAAAGCAGGCCGTCCTAAAAAGACTACCTCCTCATTCTCATTGGGTCTATAACCCTTTGATGCCTGCAAAGTCGGTTGTCGCTAAGGCCGTATGGAAGTCGCCAGATACCCTGTCGATATTTGTACAGACATCGCACCCTACATTCGTTGTCTGTTCTGTAACTGCACAACCCGGATGGCATGCCAGAGAAAACGGACATGATATACCCCTCTATTCCACGGACATGGCATTTATGGGGTTTCCGCTCAGTCCAGGAACACACCGCCTGTCTCTCTTCTACTGCCCGGCCGCTTTTGCCATTGGAAGCTACATGTCTTTATCAACCCTATCTGTATTGATCGGTATGCTTCTCTCTCAATACATGTGCAAGTGGAGGTGCCATTTTCGTGCAGCAAGGAACTAACCACTGGAAAAAGCCTCTGTTCTTCCTTTTGGTACTTGTAGCCCTTGGACTTATGATTTTCTTTCGTGTCTACGCTTTAGACAGCGATGCATATCCTCGCCTCTCCTGGAGCAGCGCCCTCCTCACCGATGAAGGCTTCTACCTCCATAACGCCAGAAACCAACTCCTCTTCCATCACCCCATCACCGATGACTTCAATAATGAGCTCATCATGCCCTACCTCCACTACGCCCAAATCGCTACCTTCCACCTCCTCGGTACCGGCCTCCTCCAAGACCGCCTCCTCAGCGTCCTTTTCTCCCTCCTGACCCTCCCCCTCCTCTTCTTCCCAACCCAACGCCTCTTCGATACCCCTACCGCCCTCCTCGCTACCCTCCTGTGGGGACTGAGCCATGCCAACTTCCTCTACAACCGCCTCGCCCTCATGGACACTCCCGGAGCTTTCTTCCTTAGCTTAGGGTGGGCGTTGTGGGTGGAAGGACTGCTCGCGGCAGAGAGAGGTCGAGGCGGGGTGTGGATGGGGCTGAGTGGGTCCGGTGTTGGGAGCGGTGTATGGGGTTCGAGGGCTTGGGGCGCTGGTGTGGGGGGGTGCCGTTGGGGGGTGTTGGGATGGACAAGACGATGGGCGCTTGTTGGGCTGGTGGAGTGGAGGGCTCCTCGCTTCCCTCCTCTTCTATCTCCTCTGGTGGTATCTCCCACATGCCGCCCAAATTGAGCACATGGATCACTACTATATCGCGGTACAACTTGAGCCTCATAGCATAACTCAGCTCTGGCACAATGTGAGGGAAGCTTTCTTTAGCTGGGGTAGGGGACTTTGGCCATATCTCATAAAACATATGCCAATCGAGGTTCTCATGACCATCTATCTACTTGCAACTACGTTAAGACCAATAGTGAGACATTTACAAAAGAGATATCTCAACATACAAGAAATGAGTATCCTCTACCTAGTCGGATGGATTTGTGTCTTTACGCTTTTTCTATGCGTCGTAAACTATGCGCCATCTCGCTATTATGTGCTTTTCTATCCGGCACTGTCCATACTTGCGGCTGTAGGACTAAAGCAGATAACAGAGAACTTACGTCGTGGCAAAGCAGTGCTTGCGGGCCTACTTCTTCTATGGGGGCTGGTCAATACCTACTGGGTTAGTGATTGGCTTACCCACCTCACTTATCGCCAAGAGGCGGCCGACAGATGGCTCGGTGAACATCTTCCACAAAATGCGGTTGTGTTTGGCGCGGTAGCGCCAGGATTGTGCATCAACAACCACCTTCTCCCCATTTGCATGATCGCTGGTCTGTGCAATGATCATCATCCTGTAGAACGGTTTGCAGGAAGACCAAGATATATTCTCATCCTTGATAATAACGGCAAAGACCATCGCTGGAGAGAACGATGGTGGGTTCAACACTACCCTGATCTTGTTGACCCGAAACGGCGCATTCATGCATTTAGACATATACTACGCCCGTTTTTTACTATTGGTCTTTATGAGGTTCCACCGAATTGGCCAGGAGAAAGCAGTTCTCCTAAAACGAAACCGCTGCACTCCCAAAGAGGGTAAAACGCCTTAAAACGTCTTAACAAAAAAGGAGTTTTGTGCTATGCTGATAGGGTATGTACGTGCGCGAACTCATACGAACTCATATCCCAACCGCTAGTCCAGAGATGAGTCTGCAAGAGGTTCTGGACATAATGGATATACACCAACTCGTCCTGGTTCCAATTGTGCGCCACGATGGTACCTTACTCGGAACCTTCGGGGAAGAGAACATCGAGCGACTACTTAAAGAGCCATCCGATACTTCTGCCCAGCAAAATGATATTGCTTTGCTAATAAACCGTGACATTCCTGTTTTAAAAGAGGAGAGCAGTGTCGAGGAAGCGATCGGCTACGTGCAACGTCATGGTTGTCATCGCCTTGTCGTAGTAGATGACAAAGGAAAAGTAGTAGGTCTCGTATCTATAGTGGATATCTACCGCGCCAAGCTAGGAGAGAAGAATGCTCGTGAGTAGTGCCACTCTTCGCCAAAGATTGCTTGAAGGCAGGAAGCTGCTGGGCGATGGCGCAATAGGCACAGAACTTATTGCCCTCAATGTTTCACCAGATGAGATACTTTTGCAAAACTGCGTGGCGCCCGACCGGGTACGCTTCCTCCACCAAAGATATCTCCATGCAGGAGTGGATCTCATCACAACGAATACGTTTGGATTGCGACAGGATGGATACTGGCACAAAGCCGTAGAAGCTGGGGTAAGCCATGCTCTCCAGTGTGCCCAACTGACGGAGCGGCCGGTAGGTGTGATGCTTTCCTTGATATCGAGCCTAGTGCCCTTGGAGATCGATTTTATTGGAGAGCTCATCGAGCGTCACAAAAGCGACATTGCCATTATTCTTCTAGAGACCAATACCGATATCACTCAGGCTGTGAGAGCGGTAAGCAAACTTCGCAGCCTATGGAATGGTCTTATCGCTGTTACTTCTCATTTTGACGTAAGACTGCGAATGCTCGATGGAACTTCTGTGGAGGAGGCAGTGACGATCCTGAACGCAAACGATGTAGATATTTTAGGTGCAAATTGCGGTGACGCTTTAGATCTATTTCCTGAGATTGCTAGCTTGATGCGGCAACGCACAAGAAAATGGCTCCTCTTCCAGCCAGGAACAGGTATAAAACGACAGGATAGGACACCGGAAAGCGTGGCGCCACAAGACTTCGTAAGAGTAGGAATACAGCTTTATGAGAATGGAGCTGATATCGTAGGGGGGTGCTGTGGTATCGGCCCAAGACATATCGAACTTCTTTATCAAACCTATTTTTACTCTAAAGGAGGACGCTAGCTTGTCAAAAGTAAAGCTCGGGAGACTGGTTCTGGCGTTTGGGCTCACTGCAGCCACACTGATACCGATAGGATGTAAGAATAACTCAACCGCAACGAACGGTGCCACAGGTAGTACTATACTGGTTGGTGAGTATGGCTCCCTGACGGGTGCCCAGGCATCGTTCGGTATCTCTACTAACGATGCTATCCAGTTAGCTACAGATCAGATCAATGCAAAGGGAGGCATTAAGGGAAAGAAAGTCGTTGTTAAAGTTGAGGATGATATGGGACAGCCGGCTCAGGCGGCAACAGATGTCAATCATCTGATAGATGATGGTGCTATCGCCATCCTCGGGGAAGTCGCTAGTAGCTGCAGTCTCGCAGGTGGCCGAGTTTGCCAGCAGCGCCATATCCCGATGATCTCCCCGTCGTCTACGAACACCGCCGTTACCGAGCTAGGGGACTATATCTTTCGCGTCTGCTTCATTGATCCATTCCAAGCTGCTGTTGTTGCTCGCTTCGCACACGATGGCCTTCATGCGACGCGAGTGGCCATTTTCACGAATAAGGATCAAGCATACAGCACAGGGTTTAGTGAGAACTTTAAAAAAGCATTCACAGCAATGGGTGGGCAGATCGTCATTGAAAAATCTTATAGTTCTACCGATACAGACTTCCGCGGCGCATTGACAGCAATAAAGCAAGCTAACCCTCAGGCCATCTTAATCCCAGGCTACTACAACGATGCGGGCAGTATTGCACGACAAGCCCGCGCACTTGGCATCACGTGCCCTCTTTTAGGAGGCGACGGGTGGGATTCCCAAGATCTCTTTAAGACGGGCGGCAGCGCGGTGAACGGCTGCTACTTCTCTGACCATCTTTCCATAGACGATCCAAGCCCAAGGGTTCGGGCATTTGTGACTGCTTTTGAGGCGAAGTATCATCATAAGCCAGACGCTCTTGCGGCGCTAGGCTACGATGCGGCCAATCTGCTCTTTAATGCAATGGAGCGCGCTCCTTCGCTTAAACCAGAAGATATTCGAAACGCCATCGCAGCCACAAAGAACTTTCCGGGCGTTACCGGCAACATCACGATCAACGCGCAAAGAAATGCGGATAAACCGGCGGTGATCATTAAAGTGGAAAACGGCAAATTTCGTTTAGCGGCAACGATAACGAACCCATATGCACCTCTGCCACCCGGCAGCGTAAAGCTTTGAGGAGCAAACACCGTTGAGCGCTGTCCAAGGGTTTCTCCAACAACTCATCAATGGCATCCAGATAGGAAGCGTCTACGCTCTCATTGCCGTGGGCTATACCATGGTCTATGGGGTGCTCAAATTTATTAACTTCGCCCATGGCGACGTCTACATGGTGGGCGCTTACATAGGATTCTTCGCAGCGAGTGTGTTGCTTGTACACACCTCGCCGGTTGTGCAGGGGGGTATATCGCTGTTGCTAAGCATGCTAGGGTGTGCCCTCCTTGGCGTCTTTATCGAGCGTCTTGCTTACCGTCCTTTGCGTAATGGGCTTAGCGACAAAGATGCAGTGCCGTGGGCGCTGTTCTGGAGCCTTTATGTGGCTCTCTTCGGCAGTATAGCCATTCGGAAACATGCTCCGCAGATACCTTCGTGGGCTGACTTTGTGATTCTTACATTAATTGCTTTCCTTATTCTCATTCCAATTCTTCGCAGGCTGCTCTCAAGTATTAGCCCTTTCATTAAACCGGCGAAAGGGCGCTTGGCGGCGCTGATAACGGCCATTGGCGTGTCACTATTGCTAGAAAATCAGGGACTCGCCATTTTTGGAGCCGATCCTAGAGCCTATCAGATACGCGGCGTTTCCGGAGAGACGCGCATCGTTTTGTGGAAAGGGACTACACCTGCAAATCGGCTTACTCTTCATATTAGTGAGGGGGAGCTGCTCGTACTGCTCGCTGCCGTTTTGCTGACAATCCTTCTGGTATATCTCATTCATGAGACGCGCTTAGGGCGCGCCATCCGAGCGGTCTCCTACGATCCAGATGCTGCAGCTCTTATGGGTATCCCTACCGATCGCACCATCGCAATAACCTTTCTTATTGGATCGGCCCTAGCCGGCGCGGCTGGTTTTTTGAATCATCTGCTTACGCATCTTACGTTTGATACAAACGTTGGCATTGAGCTAGGCCTTAAAGCTTTCATTGCGGCCGTACTTGGTGGGATCGGCAATATAGAGGGGGCCGTATTAGGAGCGCTCTTAATGGGCATTGCGGAGACTTTTACTGGAGGTTCTGTGCTCTCGTCTTTTCGTGATGCTGTCGCTTTCTCTATCTTGATTATCGTACTGCTGTTTCGACCGACTGGCCTTTTAGGCAAGGGATACATAGAGAAGGTCTGAGAATGAGAAGAGAAGGAGTCATCATTCGCCCAGTATATAGAGCGCTCGCGAGAGTCGGGATCGTCCTTCTGATCTTAATAACCGCTTATTGCTTTAATCTCGTGGTTAGCAATACCATCAATGATTATGTGACAGAGATCATTAAGCAGTGCGGTATTGCCATTATTCTAGCCGTCAGCCTCAACATCGTTAACGGACTTACTGGGCAGTTCTCGATTGGACATGCTGGATTCATGTCCGTAGGCGCTTATACGGGGGCGAGCATTACCTATTGGGTAGAAATGGCCTATTTTCATGGCCAAAACCAAAATCTAGGACTTCAATGGCTTCTCGTTGCGATGTTGGGCGGAGGCATCGCAGCGGGTATCTGCGGCTACTTGGTTGGAGTACCTAGCCTTCGCTTGCGAGGAGATTATCTCGCTATTGTAACTCTTGGGTTTGGTGAGATTATTCGAGTGCTTATTGAAAACTCTGCGGAGATCAGCCCATCCCTCAAGTTTTTAGGAGGCGCGGTTGGGTTTGTAGGCGCTAGTGGTTATTACCAGGTTCCTCTCATATCGAACGTGTTCATCATCTATGCTACGGCAGCCTTTGTCATTTTGCTGTGCTGGAACCTCAAATTCACTGCCCATGGGCTTGCGTTTATGGCAATTCGAGAGGATGAGGTGGCTGCCGAGGCCATGGGTATTCCAACTACCTACACCAAAGTCATCGCCTTTGTGCTCAGTTCCTTTTTTGCAGGTGTTGGTGGCGCTCTCTATGCACATGCTGAGTTCTTTCAGCCGATTACATTTAACTTTATTCTTTCAATGAACTACGTCATCATGGTTGTCTTAGGAGGTTCTGGAAGCATTACCGGCACCACCCTAGCAGCGATCTTCCTTGTTGTTCTACCAGAGTTTCTGAAGCCAGTGCAGCATCGTTTTGGGCTGCCCGATGCCTATCGGGTTGTGATTTATGCGCTTTTGCTGATTTTAACAATGCTCCTACGTCCCCAGGGCGCCTTTGGGATGGGAGAGTTAAGCCTTAAGCCGTTGGTGGAACGTTTAAAAAGCAGGAGAGGCCGAACTCCAACCTCTTCCTCCGTCCAACAGACTACCTCCGTATCATGGGCCCAAGATCAGGAGGTTGGGAATGCTGTCGCAGAGAGGGAGGGCGTCCGTCCCACCGAACAGGTGCTAGTCGTGGAGAATCTCTCCAAGAAGTTTGCAGGTTTGTCCGCTCTATCGGAGGTGAATCTTTACCTACGCAAAGGCGAACTCGTGGGATTAATCGGCCCTAATGGTGCCGGCAAGACAACCGTCTTCAATATTCTTACCGGCGTCTACGAGCCCACAGAGGGACATATTCTCTTCTGCGGAAAAACGATTGCAGGGAAACGACCCACTCCCTTCGCTCCGCATCTCGTTCGTGCGCTACGTGACACGCTTTTTGGGGGCGCTGGAGGTTGGATTCTGGGCACAATTTTGGCTACCTCGATTTTACCATCTTCACACCGCAATGTTCACACGTTGGAAGTGGAACACGTTCTGGAATGGATTATTACACTGAGTTTTGCAGCTTATGCGTTCATAGTAAGCTGGCGTGCCAACCGCTACTTGCCCGGTCTGCAACCTCACCAAATGGCAGAGTTAGGAATTTCCAGAACGTTTCAGAACATTCGTCTATTTGCTAACCTTTCGGTGCTCGATAACGTGCGGCTAGGCGCCTACCTGCGAAGGAGCACGAACCTGTTTGATGCACTGTTTCGCTCGGAGCGATTGCAGAAGGAGGAGCAAGAAAGCGTTCGAAAAGCGAGAGAGCTGTTAAATCGGTTCAACCTGCTACGCTTTGAAAAGGAACTTGCCTGCAATCTGCCTTA of Chthonomonas calidirosea T49 contains these proteins:
- a CDS encoding RidA family protein; the protein is MEKIPVYTGAIQLTAPYTPGIRVGNLVFVSGQIPLDPSTQQIVRDDFERAVRQCIENVQRVLSHAGTGLEHCVKVTVFLKDMNNFERLNKVYVEYFGLVKPARTCIQAAGLPLDVDVEIEAIAVVPD
- a CDS encoding MTAP family purine nucleoside phosphorylase, with amino-acid sequence MGNLAIIGGTGFEKLPPEFFGETISVDVANTEVEVMSIADNYIEPRSIYFLSRHGRGHHLAPHQIDYRANIEALVKLGVKKILATNAVGSLRGDLTPGTLLIPHDFIDFTRKRPLTYFVGSEWRHTDFSEPYSPVIRNALLRAAEELDVPVVSRGIYVAVDGPRFETPAEVRMFALLGGDVVGMTGVQEAILSREAGLEYGTVCLVTNYAAGLSLEPIDHEAVSKMMRDHIPTIREMLFQAAHLLC
- a CDS encoding YfhO family protein, giving the protein MLLAYTLLLYREFFEGKTLYWGDILYYFQPMALFAAKEIQRGRLPLWNPFLLCGQPYVGNPQIGLFYPFSALLLWLSAWQYITLAALIHTYLAALFCYGFLKLRTQSTSAALLGAIVFSGSGAFLGKAQFPPMLFSLCYLPCVFYSVENAIQRGSFISKIQIAIAVCLLILAAHPQVAYLTFLLLFAYLPFRLHSLRRPTRTVQKKSSGPLKAFYGCVAGIIWGIFLSSCQLFPVLQLALDSSREHLTPWQANRFVLHPLDLLGLLFPHFFGSPAYANYWGAGNAWEIAVFIGWIPLIFIGYALLSWRYSPDVRFWCTVLLFALWLSFGISMGLYWIAFYVLPGIALFHDPARFLIVFHFAACVLAAHGYGIFRKQLPQRGAIYVTCSAVILTALPLVYYTTDWLPMVSPDRLTLTQTPIRLSFASRIYTPEHSTYWSRFVTEGYADYGESSRRFLQLRLHTLLPNLNMNADLPSASAYEPVPIAAAARVDGMTRLAISLGEPNAIRLISLMNVSALLLPRIYHFSNPWLNEIRSTYGPLRTYLNFYPHAQVWTVEQLIAVDNLMRQEDIMASPHFDPLKQAVLKRLPPHSHWVYNPLMPAKSVVAKAVWKSPDTLSIFVQTSHPTFVVCSVTAQPGWHARENGHDIPLYSTDMAFMGFPLSPGTHRLSLFYCPAAFAIGSYMSLSTLSVLIGMLLSQYMCKWRCHFRAARN
- a CDS encoding phospholipid carrier-dependent glycosyltransferase; its protein translation is MPYLHYAQIATFHLLGTGLLQDRLLSVLFSLLTLPLLFFPTQRLFDTPTALLATLLWGLSHANFLYNRLALMDTPGAFFLSLGWALWVEGLLAAERGRGGVWMGLSGSGVGSGVWGSRAWGAGVGGCRWGVLGWTRRWALVGLVEWRAPRFPPLLSPLVVSPTCRPN
- a CDS encoding CBS domain-containing protein, with protein sequence MYVRELIRTHIPTASPEMSLQEVLDIMDIHQLVLVPIVRHDGTLLGTFGEENIERLLKEPSDTSAQQNDIALLINRDIPVLKEESSVEEAIGYVQRHGCHRLVVVDDKGKVVGLVSIVDIYRAKLGEKNARE
- a CDS encoding homocysteine S-methyltransferase family protein, which gives rise to MLVSSATLRQRLLEGRKLLGDGAIGTELIALNVSPDEILLQNCVAPDRVRFLHQRYLHAGVDLITTNTFGLRQDGYWHKAVEAGVSHALQCAQLTERPVGVMLSLISSLVPLEIDFIGELIERHKSDIAIILLETNTDITQAVRAVSKLRSLWNGLIAVTSHFDVRLRMLDGTSVEEAVTILNANDVDILGANCGDALDLFPEIASLMRQRTRKWLLFQPGTGIKRQDRTPESVAPQDFVRVGIQLYENGADIVGGCCGIGPRHIELLYQTYFYSKGGR
- a CDS encoding ABC transporter substrate-binding protein — protein: MSKVKLGRLVLAFGLTAATLIPIGCKNNSTATNGATGSTILVGEYGSLTGAQASFGISTNDAIQLATDQINAKGGIKGKKVVVKVEDDMGQPAQAATDVNHLIDDGAIAILGEVASSCSLAGGRVCQQRHIPMISPSSTNTAVTELGDYIFRVCFIDPFQAAVVARFAHDGLHATRVAIFTNKDQAYSTGFSENFKKAFTAMGGQIVIEKSYSSTDTDFRGALTAIKQANPQAILIPGYYNDAGSIARQARALGITCPLLGGDGWDSQDLFKTGGSAVNGCYFSDHLSIDDPSPRVRAFVTAFEAKYHHKPDALAALGYDAANLLFNAMERAPSLKPEDIRNAIAATKNFPGVTGNITINAQRNADKPAVIIKVENGKFRLAATITNPYAPLPPGSVKL
- a CDS encoding branched-chain amino acid ABC transporter permease codes for the protein MSAVQGFLQQLINGIQIGSVYALIAVGYTMVYGVLKFINFAHGDVYMVGAYIGFFAASVLLVHTSPVVQGGISLLLSMLGCALLGVFIERLAYRPLRNGLSDKDAVPWALFWSLYVALFGSIAIRKHAPQIPSWADFVILTLIAFLILIPILRRLLSSISPFIKPAKGRLAALITAIGVSLLLENQGLAIFGADPRAYQIRGVSGETRIVLWKGTTPANRLTLHISEGELLVLLAAVLLTILLVYLIHETRLGRAIRAVSYDPDAAALMGIPTDRTIAITFLIGSALAGAAGFLNHLLTHLTFDTNVGIELGLKAFIAAVLGGIGNIEGAVLGALLMGIAETFTGGSVLSSFRDAVAFSILIIVLLFRPTGLLGKGYIEKV
- a CDS encoding ABC transporter permease subunit, with the protein product MRREGVIIRPVYRALARVGIVLLILITAYCFNLVVSNTINDYVTEIIKQCGIAIILAVSLNIVNGLTGQFSIGHAGFMSVGAYTGASITYWVEMAYFHGQNQNLGLQWLLVAMLGGGIAAGICGYLVGVPSLRLRGDYLAIVTLGFGEIIRVLIENSAEISPSLKFLGGAVGFVGASGYYQVPLISNVFIIYATAAFVILLCWNLKFTAHGLAFMAIREDEVAAEAMGIPTTYTKVIAFVLSSFFAGVGGALYAHAEFFQPITFNFILSMNYVIMVVLGGSGSITGTTLAAIFLVVLPEFLKPVQHRFGLPDAYRVVIYALLLILTMLLRPQGAFGMGELSLKPLVERLKSRRGRTPTSSSVQQTTSVSWAQDQEVGNAVAEREGVRPTEQVLVVENLSKKFAGLSALSEVNLYLRKGELVGLIGPNGAGKTTVFNILTGVYEPTEGHILFCGKTIAGKRPTPFAPHLVRALRDTLFGGAGGWILGTILATSILPSSHRNVHTLEVEHVLEWIITLSFAAYAFIVSWRANRYLPGLQPHQMAELGISRTFQNIRLFANLSVLDNVRLGAYLRRSTNLFDALFRSERLQKEEQESVRKARELLNRFNLLRFEKELACNLPYGDQRRLEIVRALATQPKLLLLDEPAAGMNPQEKMQLMELIRRIREEFELTVLLIEHDMKLVMGICERIYVLDYGRIIAEGKPEEIRNNPEVIAAYLGEEHLSKPTADDSWNRVSIQDAEEAL